In Fodinicola acaciae, the following proteins share a genomic window:
- a CDS encoding C40 family peptidase yields MFGNAATIVRVGQQMRVPQRGWVIAVATAMQESSLINTPDGDRDSVGLFQQRPSQGWGSAEQLHDPVYASQQFYKALLKVPGWEQLPLTVAAQRVERSAYPDAYAKHEAVAARIVTAIATAICTAAGPFGQRVVEFASRWIGKAGYNWGAGDFHGPTGGNFDCSGLTLYAVYQASGGRIRLPHGASRQISYGTTVSRVQAAAGDLIFFHDRGDQSSYYHHVGVYLGQGMMIHAPDYGQLVQKSRVFGVKYWESQDIRFVRYG; encoded by the coding sequence ATGTTCGGGAACGCGGCGACGATCGTTCGGGTGGGGCAGCAGATGCGGGTTCCCCAGCGCGGGTGGGTGATCGCGGTGGCGACAGCCATGCAGGAGTCAAGCCTGATCAATACTCCCGATGGCGATCGGGACTCGGTTGGATTGTTTCAGCAGCGTCCGTCGCAAGGGTGGGGCTCGGCTGAGCAGCTGCACGATCCCGTGTATGCGTCCCAGCAGTTTTATAAGGCTTTGCTGAAGGTTCCTGGGTGGGAGCAGCTGCCGCTAACGGTGGCTGCGCAACGCGTCGAACGCAGCGCCTACCCGGACGCGTACGCGAAGCACGAGGCGGTCGCCGCGCGAATCGTGACTGCGATCGCGACGGCCATTTGCACCGCTGCCGGGCCGTTCGGACAGCGCGTCGTCGAGTTCGCGTCGCGATGGATCGGCAAAGCGGGCTACAACTGGGGCGCCGGCGACTTCCACGGTCCGACGGGCGGGAACTTCGACTGCTCGGGGCTTACGCTATACGCAGTATATCAAGCCAGCGGTGGGCGGATCCGTTTGCCGCACGGGGCCAGTCGTCAGATCTCGTACGGCACCACGGTGTCCCGTGTACAGGCTGCAGCTGGCGACCTGATTTTCTTCCACGATCGTGGCGATCAGTCATCGTACTACCACCATGTCGGCGTATACCTCGGCCAAGGAATGATGATCCATGCCCCCGACTATGGCCAACTGGTCCAGAAGTCTCGAGTATTCGGTGTGAAGTATTGGGAATCGCAAGACATCCGGTTCGTCCGCTACGGCTGA